The Naumovozyma dairenensis CBS 421 chromosome 3, complete genome genome has a window encoding:
- the MNR2 gene encoding putative Mg(2+) transporter MNR2 (similar to Saccharomyces cerevisiae MNR2 (YKL064W); ancestral locus Anc_2.601): MSNFNNNNNSSNSNTDNDTVPLLSGQNSLRSSHHQKIHHQATSSPREGEKRRRRRKLKSHTGHKSLIDDVSNTDDETDTTRDHITLPQHHDHMNITDFEQADSWGMLHESETGYGMDQSDIGGGGGGVTGNSLDDNDAFLDHRLSQSHPVMIKPKKKQKNTTQTSSSKKYPRQSNCSGADNDSIKSDPTLLMNELSRKREEFSKSPISKLSPSEVENYVRERKGELVGNSYHHGNHNPSNGFHNINHMLPRRKTYANDDVVIDVDALMKHVIDTNIEGNSHDHFSKKSSNTSIDDVDEDEYNSRPSSRGSSSNSSLDDVCLVLEDEENAETKIWPDVSVLEEFSKEEIERLRKQAAQDAEAFHFHYDEDESEDDRSNGPYGSCTNKNNNDNGIFFSQPIVTNIDVPELDYRKVNEAEHLSSGRLRPKKLAPWHLMQRPLPPSTTTSSRSYNNNKKNQLLSPSMRLERETMRDNFLVGRNIQYPPHIVSNNPEHFRFTYFRVDLDSTIHSPTISGLLQPGQKFQDLFVSSVYSQEGNINPATPATTLAVPSGRIPSMSPLRTASNNNNTTTTTTMGGTPVPLANLKDKRFGLSTTTGGGSTLSTTSLSNTPGVGVEDVSPFWLDVSNPTEEEMKVISKAFGIHPLTTEDIFLGEVREKVELFKDYYLICFRSFDIVAERHVRRRKEKVSLGSISERDGVSHTDNNNGNNSGNADGENDSNKGSNWFSSLLKGRRRSSGNKSVNTSATSYRRRKSILKKQEEKEKFKRKSGDRHKPREGELEPLNVYIIVFRTGLLTFHFAPTPHPINVRRRARLLKDYLTVTSDWIAYALIDDITDAFGPMIELIEDEVYEIEDAILKMNHSGDSSDSSNSSDSDDSDDSDSILLDDERRLKNGMRRRHSTMERRSINRRSIFSNKGSNHSSNTSSTSTSSSSSRSSRSSDSTFNANLIGWKKKGDMLRRIGECRKRVMSILRLLGSKADVIKGFSKRYNGQWDTVSQSEIGMYLGDIQDHIITMVSSLNHYEKLLSRSHSNYLAQINIDMTKVNNDMNDVLGKITILGTIVLPMNVITGLWGMNVIVPGQFNESLKWFVGILISMLTLAYVAYIYTKRRFGF, translated from the coding sequence ATGAGTAactttaataataataataatagcaGTAATAGCAATACTGATAACGATACCGTTCCTTTATTATCGGGGcaaaattcattaagaTCATCACATCATCAAAAAATACATCATCAAGCAACATCTTCACCAAGAGAAGGTGAgaaaagaaggagaagaaggaaattaaaaagTCATACTGGTCATAAATCATTGATTGATGACGTTTCAAACACCGATGATGAAACGGATACCACAAGAGATCATATCACTTTACCGCAGCATCATGACCATATGAACATTACTGATTTTGAACAAGCTGATTCCTGGGGTATGTTACATGAATCAGAAACTGGGTATGGTATGGATCAAAGTGACATAGGCGGAGGTGGTGGTGGAGTTACTGGTAATAGCTTGGATGATAACGATGCATTTTTGGATCATAGATTATCTCAAAGTCATCCCGTTATGATTAAACctaagaagaaacaaaaaaatacgACACAAACATCTAGTTCCAAAAAATATCCTAGACAGAGTAATTGTTCAGGAGCGGATAATGATAGCATCAAATCAGATCCAACTTTGTTAATGAATGAGCTCAGTAGGAAAAGAGAAGAGTTTAGTAAATCaccaatttcaaaactttcTCCTTCAGAAGTGGAAAATTATGTAAGAGAAAGAAAGGGAGAATTAGTAGGAAATTCTTATCATCATGGAAATCATAACCCTTCAAATGGATTCCACAATATTAACCATATGCTCCCAAGAAGAAAAACGTATGCTAACGATGATGTCGTTATAGATGTAGATGCGTTAATGAAACACGTCATAGACACAAATATTGAAGGAAACAGTCACgaccatttttcaaagaaaagttCAAACACTTCCATCGATGATGTAGATGAGGATGAATACAATTCAAGACCTTCATCAAGAGGTTCATCGTCAAATTCATCCTTGGATGATGTTTGTTTAGTGCTGGAAGATGAAGAGAATGCAGAAACTAAAATTTGGCCTGACGTTTCAGTTTTGGAGGAGTTTTCGAAGGAAGAAATAGAAAGATTGAGAAAACAAGCCGCACAAGATGCTGAAGCTTTCCATTTCCACtatgatgaagatgaaagtGAAGATGATCGCAGCAATGGACCGTATGGTTCATGTactaataaaaacaataatgacAACGGGATTTTTTTCTCTCAACCCATAGTGACGAACATCGACGTCCCCGAATTAGATTATAGGAAAGTAAATGAAGCAGAACATTTAAGTTCAGGTAGGTTAAGACCGAAGAAATTAGCTCCATGGCATCTTATGCAACGTCCTTTACCAccatcaacaacaacatctTCACGgtcatataataataataaaaaaaatcaactACTTTCACCATCAATGAGATTAGAACGCGAAACAATGCGTGATAATTTCCTAGTCGGtagaaatattcaatatccACCACATattgtttcaaataatcCAGAACATTTTCGATTCACATATTTCCGTGTTGACTTAGATTCAACAATACATTCACCAACAATTTCTGGTTTATTGCAACCGGGACAAAAATTCCAAGATTTATTCGTTAGTTCCGTTTACAGTCAAGAAGGCAACATAAACCCTGCAACGCCTGCGACAACACTAGCAGTTCCATCTGGAAGAATCCCATCAATGTCACCATTAAGAACCgctagtaataataataatactactactactacaaCTATGGGTGGAACGCCTGTCCCCCTAGCAAATTTGAAGGATAAGAGATTTGGACTTAGTACAACGACAGGTGGTGGCTCTACATTATCAACCACATCATTGTCTAATACACCTGGAGTTGGTGTTGAAGATGTTTCTCCATTTTGGTTAGATGTCAGTAACCCGACGGAAGAGGAAATGAAAGTGATTAGTAAAGCGTTTGGTATTCATCCTTTGACAACGGAAGATATCTTTTTAGGTGAAGTTCGTGAAAAAGtggaattatttaaagattattatttgatttgtTTTAGAAGTTTTGATATTGTTGCTGAACGTCATGTTAGAAGAAGGAAGGAGAAAGTCTCATTAGGTTCAATATCTGAACGTGACGGAGTTAGTCATACCGATAACAATAACGGTAATAATAGCGGCAATGCTGATGGCGAAAATGATTCTAACAAGGGATCTAATTGGTTTTCATCATTGCTGAAAGGCCGTCGTCGATCCTCGGGGAATAAATCAGTGAATACATCAGCAACGAGTTATAGACGTCGTAAAAGTATCttaaagaaacaagaggaaaaggaaaagttTAAAAGGAAATCTGGTGACAGACATAAGCCAAGAGAAGGCGAATTAGAACCAttaaatgtatatataattgtTTTCCGTACAGGGTTATTAACTTTCCATTTTGCACCAACCCCACATCCAATTAATGTTCGTAGAAGAGCAAGattattaaaagattatttGACGGTTACATCTGATTGGATCGCATATGCCCTAATTGATGATATCACAGATGCATTTGGACCTATGATTGAACtaattgaagatgaagtaTATGAGATTGAAGATGCgattttaaagatgaatcaTAGTGGAGATTCCAGTGATAGCAGTAATAGTAGTGACAGTGATGATAGCGATGATTCGGATTCAATTTTacttgatgatgaaagaaGATTAAAGAACGGGATGAGAAGAAGACATAGTACTATGGAAAGAAGGTCTATTAATCGTCGAAgtatattttctaataagGGATCTAATCATAGTTCTAATACGAGTTCCACTTCAACATCATCAAGTTCGTCAAGATCATCAAGGTCAAGTGATTCGACTTTCAATGCTAATTTAATTGGATGGAAGAAAAAGGGAGATATGTTAAGACGTATAGGAGAATGTCGTAAAAGAGTAATGAGTATCTTAAGATTATTAGGTTCCAAAGCGGATGTTATTAAAGGGTTTTCGAAAAGATATAATGGACAATGGGATACAGTGTCGCAAAGTGAAATTGGGATGTATTTAGGTGATATTCAAGAtcatattattaccatggtttcttcattgaatcattatgaaaaattattaagcCGGTCACACTCAAATTATCTGGCACAgattaatattgatatgACTAAAGTGAATAACGATATGAATGATGTTCTTGGTAAGATTACCATATTAGGTACTATTGTTTTACCTATGAATGTTATTACAGGTCTGTGGGGGATGAATGTTATTGTACCTGGACAGTTCAATGAGAGTTTAAAATGGTTTGTGGGGATATTGATATCTATGTTAACGTTGGCGTACGTGGCGTATATTTATACCAAGAGACGGTTTGGATTTTAA
- the NDAI0C00550 gene encoding uncharacterized protein (similar to Saccharomyces cerevisiae YKL063C; ancestral locus Anc_2.599), which translates to MQGGIKRKNDILPRYKSGKYNPKKKNFNGSRFALTTPMKKLLGYSVLLVLVYLILNFVTSDFNKKSSFELDHINDLSSSLLNGDAAAAAPPITNSHASSNNNNNNNNMVDSNNILDKNTVNHPEKVSKDKFNNEVAKQQEVKNLEKNNEFNKKDSSASNKNSQQQQQQQQQQQQQQQQQQQQKESKNIPKDVDIDSNNGDDVNENVNSSGTQLKKEDFELEGLKQNEKIERLKKLEKELDLFEKRLAKQIDQRVNKKDNNKQEQKQEQQPQEEKEIPKEEKTPKNESLEKLQNEQLKKEELNSETNKHDSPEQLEENKKLQQELLEKEKDSEPDANNLAAADAADAAKV; encoded by the coding sequence ATGCAAGGTGGAATCAAGAGGAAAAATGATATCTTACCAAGATATAAATCTGGTAAATACAAtccaaaaaagaaaaactttAATGGAAGTCGTTTCGCATTAACTACTccaatgaaaaaattgctAGGTTACTCTGTATTATTAGTCTTAGTCTActtaatattgaatttcgTCACTTCTGATTTCAATAAGAAATCATCTTTCGAGTTAGATCATATTAATGACCTGTCTTCTTCTCTACTAAATGGTGATGCCGCAGCTGCTGCTCCTCCAATAACAAATAGTCATGCatcaagtaataataataataataacaataatatgGTAGATTCTAACAACATTTTAGATAAGAATACTGTTAACCATCCTGAAAAAGtttcaaaagataaatttaataacgAAGTCGCTAAACAACAAGAAGTTAAAAACTtggagaaaaataatgagtTCAATAAGAAGGATTCATCAGcatcaaataaaaactctcaacaacaacaacaacaacaacaacaacaacaacaacaacaacaacaacaacaacaacaaaaggAAAGTAAGAATATCCCAAAAGACGTTGATATCGATTCTAATAATGGTGATGACGTAAACGAAAACGTGAATTCAAGTGGAACCCAgttgaaaaaagaagattttgaaCTAGAAGGTTTAAAACagaatgaaaaaattgaaagattaaagaaattagaaaaggaattagaCCTTTTCGAGAAAAGACTTGCTAAGCAAATTGACCAAAGAGTGAATAAGAAGGATAACAACAAGcaagaacaaaaacaagaacaacaaccacaagaggaaaaagaaattcctaaagaagaaaagactCCAAAGAATGAATCATTAGAAAAGttacaaaatgaacaattgaagaaagagGAATTAAACTCTGAGACTAATAAACATGATTCTCCGGAAcaattggaagaaaataaaaagttacaacaagaattactagaaaaggaaaaagatTCAGAGCCTGACGCCAATAACTTAGCAGCAGCCGATGCCGCTGACGCCGCTAAAGTCTAA
- the MSN4 gene encoding stress-responsive transcriptional activator MSN4 (similar to Saccharomyces cerevisiae MSN4 (YKL062W) and MSN2 (YMR037C); ancestral locus Anc_2.598): protein MFSTAANLTANNVTNQNPTFNNTTTNDTNDNKQSLSLALTQDSNTMNQNSDLNYVSPNSPDYIFSNDSVDYSQRRTDSSITPVSNTNTNTTSNSTTMSATNNVINNSLTNTALTTANNSTINLKNDFLDFKTISNNNNNNNNNNNNDNKRVINNHSVSTPTAMNDLLALLDDANEKKIHHQLSNNNNKYSTAVTLQNLDLSLDLNLNLDLDLDLDVDMVDINNNNNTNTRDNKGGKEIPNSEMDLDALSPLLNDHHQFTNKNMFTMSSSSASSPPQSTTKSLPASRDLASTSNSNNKNNPNIFLDSLISTTNSPTNSNSNNDFNLDELMVLGTNEEKDLHDSKVNNDETMELDDDDNNNNNDQEDKNNTINNFNIDEFQRRLSEVVSPSLRPITDSRNSISHSIDFWNLSKPASTNNNNNTGVADPNSPGSGSSSLKKDSHIENQDNSLKNDYSLNFSNIPTQERQQQQQQQQEKNLSKNNTRKNSIIMSPSSPKQIPSQLSLSKTKTNPIMLSSSFSSSSNNNNHNHYRHSHSSHHRSQSHSYHHNSNNNKFLTPISPRSTLRKYSHNDITLSSSSSSTNKDKDNNNGILKNRRTSVPAVINSTIFDKLYDQTNNNNNRIKTITNANVNLIPWENVLSDNDIDDNDFDNSHPPTNTATANGNDRMFRSQSIEQALQSFNINFNGESAASVAAATAAATTATATATSNLEKQVRPPKFIKPSMVLSENASRAAKLATIGVDSLDSVHISDKGLIKTTTLSSPSSSSMSPSSLLLPAISSSSLVKENINNNGNLSQNMIINNNSNNNNNNNNNNTPIDYDLSSGTNFMPIPLSLPIPTLQNSISKKKSSSSSSSTTTSSSSSRRRKSTANSGTTTPKLPSTTTTLSTASLSTVTSSGKNTRGSSTTTIYDDQNKPFKCSDCEKAFRRSEHLKRHFRSVHSAERPFGCMFCTKRFSRSDNLSQHLKTHKKHGDF from the coding sequence ATGTTCTCCACTGCAGCAAATCTGACCGCTAATAACGTTACCAATCAGAACCCAACTTTCAACAATACTACCACTAATGATACTAACGATAATAAGCAATCATTATCTTTGGCATTGACACAGGATAGTAATACCATGAATCAAAACTCGGATTTAAATTATGTTAGTCCGAATTCACCtgattatatattttccaatgATTCAGTAGATTATTCTCAACGTAGAACTGATTCTTCAATTACACCTGTCAgtaatacaaatacaaatactaCTTCCAATTCTACAACTATGTCTGCCACCAATAATGTCATCAATAATTCTCTTACTAATACTGCTTTAACAACTGCAAATAATAGTACCattaatttaaaaaatgattttttgGATTTCAAAACTatttccaataataataataataataataataataataataatgataataaacGTGTTATAAATAATCATTCAGTATCTACTCCAACTGCAATGAATGATTTACTGGCTCTTTTAGATGACGCCaatgagaaaaaaattcatcatcaactttcgaacaataataataaatactCTACAGCTGTTACTTTACAAAACTTAGATCTAAGTCtagatttaaatttaaatttagaCTTAGATTTAGATTTAGACGTAGATATGGtagatataaataataacaacaacaccaACACTAGAGATAATAAAGGTGGTAAAGAAATCCCAAATTCAGAAATGGATTTGGATGCCTTATCTCCTCTTTTGAatgatcatcatcagtttacaaataaaaatatgtttacgatgtcttcttcttctgcttCTTCACCCCCacaatcaacaacaaaatcCCTTCCCGCATCCCGTGATCTTGCATCTACATCAAACagtaacaataaaaataatccAAACATATTCTtggattcattaatttccaCAACAAACTCTCcaacaaattcaaacagcaataatgattttaatttagATGAATTAATGGTCTTAGGAactaatgaagaaaaagatcTTCATGATTCAAAAGTAAATAACGATGAAACAATGGAActagatgatgatgataataataataataacgatcaagaagataaaaataatacaattaataatttcaatattgatgaatttcaaagaagattAAGTGAGGTAGTTTCTCCCTCATTACGTCCAATAACGgattcaagaaattcaatCTCTCATTCAATAGATTTTTGGAACTTATCTAAACCTGCAAgtaccaataataacaataacacaGGTGTAGCTGATCCAAATTCACCAGGTTCAGGCTCAAgttcattaaaaaaagaTTCACATATAGAAAATCAAgataattcattgaaaaatgattatAGTTTAAATTTCTCAAATATTCCAACACAGGAAagacaacaacagcaacaacaacaacaagaaaagaatttatcgaaaaacaatacaaggaaaaattcaattataatgaGTCCGTCAAGTCCAAAACAAATCCCTTCTCAATTATCCCTGTCAAAAACTAAAACAAATCCTATTAtgttatcttcttctttctcttcttcgtctaataataataatcataacCATTATCGTCATTCTCATTCTTCTCATCACAGGTCTCAATCTCATTCTTACCAtcataatagtaataataataaattcttgaCTCCAATAAGTCCAAGATCTACattaagaaaatattctcataatgatattactctttcatcatcatcatcatcaactaATAaggataaagataataataatggtatttTGAAGAATCGTAGGACTTCAGTACCAGCCGTCattaattcaacaattttcgataaattatatgatcaaactaataacaataataataggaTTAAAACCATTACTAATGCAAATGTTAATTTGATACCTTGGGAAAATGTACTTtctgataatgatattgatgataatgattttgataacTCCCATCCACCTACTAATACAGCCACGGCCAATGGGAACGATAGAATGTTTAGATCTCAAAGTATTGAACAAGCTTTACAatcattcaatatcaattttaatGGTGAATCTGCTGCAtctgttgctgctgctacTGCTGCTGCTACTACTGCTACAGCCACAGCCACATCCAATCTGGAAAAACAAGTACGACCAcctaaatttattaaaccTTCAATGGTATTATCAGAAAATGCATCAAGAGCAGCTAAATTGGCAACAATTGGTGTAGACAGTTTAGATTCAGTACATATTTCAGATAAAGGTTTAATAAAGACAACAACTCTATCCTCCCCTTCTTCCTCGTCAATGTCGCcatcttctttattattaccagcCATATCGTCTTCATCTTTGgtaaaagaaaacattaataataatggaaatCTTTCTCAAAATATgattatcaataataatagtaataataataataataataataataataatactcCAATTGATTATGATTTATCTTCAGGAACAAACTTTATGCCAATCCCATTATCCTTACCGATTCCAACGTTACAAAATTCTATctccaagaaaaaatcatcttcatcttcttcttcaacaacGACTTCATCCTCTtcatcaagaagaagaaaatcaaCTGCAAATTCAGGTACAACGACACCAAAATTACCTtccacaacaacaacattgTCAACTGCATCATTATCTACTGTTACATCGTCTGGTAAAAATACTAGAGGATCAAgtacaacaacaatatatGATGATCAAAATAAACCATTTAAATGTTCAGATTGTGAAAAGGCATTTAGAAGAAGTGAACATTTAAAAAGACATTTTAGAAGTGTTCATTCTGCTGAAAGACCTTTTGGCTGTATGTTTTGTACTAAAAGATTTAGTAGAAGTGATAATTTATCACAACATTTGAAGACTCATAAAAAACATGGCGATTTTTAA
- the ELM1 gene encoding serine/threonine protein kinase ELM1 (similar to Saccharomyces cerevisiae ELM1 (YKL048C); ancestral locus Anc_2.597) yields MDELITKTKPNWATPNGNSLWPQISAKVTLGHSQLIRLIQPISRVTKKEGKMNTKSRTYPTLLQPLSVTNTSKNQQDPHEFPRLEQTYHSLIESPEITQTIINSIKSITHPTNDSPYKAITKIGVGQFSKVYKMSNVKTNQIFAMKLISKKPQNSSQYSMNQIMKWIQRNKQYYTHDGDDDGAALTTDEIIMLMNIQKCRWEIFVWVYLSRNNNRYNNIVRLIQCFDDVYSSDICIINEFCNLGELLWKRDYTSSTMTTEVNKQWLQLIGQDDNEDAAAKTRRFALKVLWDMAHALKFLFDMGCIHRDIKPQNILCDSVNRCCKISDFGCSVIIPDKLPFQDSYQEKNPSLLMKCFQMELNKIVGTPAFIPPELCHFGKDPTDEDIIGNDIQMSVDSGFKLDTWSLGVTIYCLLYNDLPFCGDNEFDAYHKIVTQSLSSKLNGELLNDLIIMHLLEKDPKKRIHINTLLTVLKQDQDGTIIIDMDAMSKVPEAFTNSVTMKEHEFISEKGTKEKNLDKKKKENKSVQKFFQKLFKSSKNSKNSKNSTHKKDSVMEETKLQKQTDGIPIQKEEFNQQLPISPIGSVTSSLESSFDEPVQLLDFRDAKTAFSYDDCVYKLANEEHNHDGIVTPHNTTKDDSSLTKRKSTGTTSSLSLSPIKIATPIKNLIRIKTTPQRTQLLDASHRPSLSNSPLKNKQPSNQIVHIVDTQSSSFEKGLTSSRNILNFQKYFQNSSSRANNDSQETVQEIREYLDYADQ; encoded by the coding sequence ATGGATGAACtaataacaaaaacaaaaccaaATTGGGCTACACCAAACGGCAACAGCCTTTGGCCACAAATTAGTGCAAAAGTAACCTTGGGACATTCTCAATTAATCCGTTTAATTCAACCAATTAGTCGTGTGACCAAAAAAGAAGGGAAGATGAACACGAAAAGTCGAACGTACCCAACATTATTACAGCCATTATCAGTCACAAATACTAGCAAAAACCAACAGGACCCACATGAGTTTCCACGTCTAGAACAAACATACCATTCGTTAATCGAATCACCTGAAATTACACAAACAATAATCAACTCAATCAAATCAATAACCCACCCCACAAATGACTCACCATATAAAGCTATCACGAAAATAGGCGTAGgtcaattttcaaaagtttaTAAGATGTCAAACGTAAAGACGAATCAAATATTTGCcatgaaattaatttcgAAAAAACCACAAAATTCTTCACAATATTCTATGAATCAAATTATGAAATGGatacaaagaaataaacaatattatACTCACGACGGCGATGACGACGGAGCGGCATTGACTACGGATGAGATCATAATGTTAatgaatattcaaaaatgtAGATGGGAAATATTCGTCTGGGTATACttatcaagaaataataataggtataataatattgttaGGTTGATTCAATGTTTTGATGATGTTTACAGTTCCGATATTTGtatcattaatgaattttgtAATCTTGGTGAATTACTATGGAAAAGAGATTATACTTCATCGACGATGACTACAGAAGTTAACAAACAATGGTTACAATTAATTGGTCAAGATGATAACGAAGATGCGGCAGCAAAAACAAGACGATTCGCTTTGAAAGTCTTGTGGGATATGGCGCATGCATTAAAGTTTTTGTTTGATATGGGATGCATTCACAGAGATATTAAACctcaaaatatattatgcGATAGCGTCAATCGTTGTTGTAAAATTTCTGATTTTGGTTGTAGTGTTATTATACCTGACAAATTACCTTTCCAAGACAgttatcaagaaaaaaacccctctttattaatgaaatgttTCCAAAtggaattaaataaaattgttgGAACACCAGCATTCATTCCACCAGAACTTTGTCATTTCGGGAAAGATCCTACTGACGAGGATATTATCGGGAATGATATTCAAATGTCGGTTGATAGTGGATTTAAATTGGATACGTGGTCCTTAGGTGTGACAATCTATtgcttattatataatgatttacCATTCTGTGgagataatgaatttgacGCCTACCACAAAATTGTTACTCAATCGTTATCAAGTAAATTAAATGGAGAACTACTAAACGAtctgataataatgcaTCTCTTGGAGAAGGACccaaagaaaagaattcATATCAATACTTTGCTTACTGTTCTTAAGCAAGATCAAGATGGTACAATTATAATCGATATGGATGCAATGTCTAAAGTTCCAGAGGCATTTACTAATAGTGTCACGATGAAGGAACACGAATTTATATCTGAAAAGGGAACAAAGGAGAAGAACTTGgataaaaagaagaaggaaaataaGTCGGTTCagaaatttttccaaaaactgtttaaatcttcaaaaaactcaaaaaattcaaagaattctACACACAAGAAAGATTCTGTCATGGAAGAGACAAAATTGCAAAAACAAACAGACGGCATTCCTATCCAAAAGGAAGAATTCAACCAACAGCTCCCGATATCTCCTATTGGATCTGTCACTTCTTCTCTGGAATCATCATTCGACGAGCCCGTCCAATTATTGGACTTTAGAGACGCGAAAACTGCCTTCTCTTATGACGATTGTGTCTACAAATTGGCAAATGAAGAACATAATCATGACGGTATTGTTACGCCTCATAACACGACAAAGGATGACTCTTCTCTCACCAAAAGAAAATCTACTGGGACAACATCTTCGTTATCTTTATCCCCCATTAAGATAGCTACACCAATTAAAAACCTTATTAGAATAAAGACTACCCCTCAACGTACTCAATTATTGGATGCTTCTCACCGGCCAAGCCTTTCTAATTCTCCTTTAAAGAATAAACAACCCAGCAATCAAATTGTACATATCGTTGATACTCAATCCTCTTCCTTTGAAAAAGGGTTAACATCTTCAAGGAACATTTTGAActtccaaaaatatttccaaaaCTCCAGTTCTCGGgctaataatgattctCAAGAAACTGTTCAGGAGATTAGAGAATATCTCGATTATGCTGATCAATAA